A window of Pirellula sp. SH-Sr6A contains these coding sequences:
- a CDS encoding antibiotic biosynthesis monooxygenase: protein MPVSQSHSNDSPIHLAITLRVREGRESEFAAALSQFARRSLEHRGTTGVHLIYPVPGTGCRDFGVLRSFESERYSEEFYHSDMYQQYKSETAHLVEEAPSIRRLEGLESFLRNDGRPSPVRWKMAVITYLGVVPSVIFWSSTLRPLLGAYHWLLGVLTINAAVVATLAWVMMPALTKLFRNWLHRV, encoded by the coding sequence ATGCCCGTTTCCCAATCTCATTCGAACGACTCGCCAATCCATCTCGCGATCACTCTTCGTGTTCGCGAGGGAAGAGAGTCCGAATTTGCGGCGGCGCTGTCACAGTTCGCGCGTCGTTCCCTCGAACATCGAGGTACGACAGGGGTACATTTGATTTATCCAGTGCCCGGAACCGGCTGCCGCGACTTTGGAGTGCTTCGATCCTTCGAGAGCGAAAGGTATAGCGAGGAGTTCTACCATTCGGACATGTATCAACAATACAAATCGGAAACGGCACACCTTGTCGAAGAGGCGCCGAGCATTCGGCGACTCGAAGGGCTTGAATCGTTTCTTCGTAACGATGGGAGACCTTCACCCGTTCGCTGGAAAATGGCAGTAATCACTTATTTGGGTGTCGTACCGTCCGTCATCTTCTGGTCCAGCACATTGAGGCCCCTTCTTGGAGCGTATCACTGGCTGCTCGGTGTGTTAACAATCAATGCGGCCGTCGTTGCAACGCTCGCTTGGGTAATGATGCCTGCGCTCACCAAGCTGTTTCGCAATTGGTTGCATCGCGTCTAG
- the ycaC gene encoding isochorismate family cysteine hydrolase YcaC: MSKPYKKLSKDDAVLLLVDHQSGLISLVQDFSPDDFKNSVIALADIGRFFQLPTILTTSFDEGPNGPLVPELVERFPDAPFIHRPGQINAWDNEDFVKAIQATGRKQLIIAGVVTDVCVAFPALSAIEAGYDVFVVTDASGTFNTTVQQAAWQRMSAAGVQLMNWFSVACELHRDWRNDMQGLGTLLSNHLPNYRNLMTSFNMLQDAKKA, translated from the coding sequence AGGCCTGATCTCGCTCGTTCAAGACTTTTCGCCAGACGATTTCAAAAACAGTGTGATCGCCTTGGCGGACATTGGTCGGTTTTTTCAACTGCCAACGATTCTTACCACCAGTTTTGACGAAGGGCCAAATGGACCACTCGTACCGGAACTGGTTGAACGCTTCCCGGACGCTCCTTTCATTCATCGTCCTGGGCAGATCAACGCTTGGGACAATGAGGATTTTGTTAAAGCGATTCAGGCGACGGGGCGAAAGCAACTCATTATCGCAGGCGTTGTAACAGACGTGTGCGTCGCATTTCCTGCCCTCTCGGCCATCGAAGCGGGTTATGACGTTTTCGTCGTAACCGACGCCTCAGGTACCTTCAATACCACCGTTCAACAAGCAGCCTGGCAACGCATGTCAGCCGCTGGCGTCCAACTGATGAACTGGTTCTCGGTTGCTTGCGAATTGCATCGGGATTGGCGCAACGACATGCAAGGACTCGGAACACTGCTGTCCAATCACTTGCCGAACTATCGAAACCTGATGACCAGCTTCAATATGCTGCAGGATGCAAAAAAGGCGTAG